A genomic window from Candidatus Omnitrophota bacterium includes:
- the pbpC gene encoding penicillin-binding protein 1C — protein sequence MTISWNRFRELSSAVWAKAQSSWRMLLWGALGCAALGSLIFLWPMDVEYYTKLPPSGEMLDRSGRLLYAALNENGDWLLPRSLEEIDPRMINAVIAAEDQRFRLHPGVDPIAIFRAAWHNLTKRRIVSGASTLAMQVVKMAHQRRGQSCGKIGQALQALRLQARIGRWEILCAYLNAAPYGGNLTGCEAAARRYFAKSALELTLSEAALLSGLPKSPSRYSPIKYPLRALQRRDAVLRRMKKEGFISDKEYVEAKKQSLNLRNEPFPFIAPHLAMQWKSELDGGRRIQTTLDANIQRMAERSVANAVRRTWGEIDNGAAIVIDSETAQVLARVGSADFFHTPGGGQFDACRAARSPGSALKPFTYALAMEANLLYASEILIDDAWDQGLYNPENFNQQYQGLVSASDALKRSLNVPAVAILQRLGADRLCAFLQDAGLSTLTLPAEQYGLSLTLGNCEAQLEELAGAYLMLANVGEYRPLRLRQDDPSPATRRLLSRGVGLKLYDALEGNFPSEVPRQVIQTVSAAPRVCWKTGTSQGYRDAWTFLFNRQYVVGVWLGNNDARSSNRLIGARSALPLAAKIFRALPAKNSPVWPEAQNDLREVEICAVSGLPASSWCLNRKKTLFPREQYLHRLCDMHYPASGVTADNAAAAIVERWPGAAYGWDLAAIQSPIISSLAPHDSAVVRSEDLRILEPSQRAEYLLTGEPDGDRIRLRTSVDAQTPLHWYLGERYIGDSTPEQPLFLLLEPGEYKLSCMTPNGKIDAVNYKVLALEGGIR from the coding sequence ATGACGATTTCGTGGAATCGTTTTCGGGAATTATCATCCGCCGTTTGGGCGAAAGCCCAATCCTCCTGGCGCATGCTTCTTTGGGGGGCGTTAGGATGCGCGGCTTTGGGATCGTTGATTTTCCTTTGGCCGATGGATGTGGAGTATTATACGAAACTGCCGCCGTCCGGAGAGATGCTGGATCGCTCCGGACGGTTGCTCTACGCCGCCTTGAACGAAAATGGAGATTGGCTGCTTCCCCGTTCTTTAGAAGAAATCGATCCACGCATGATAAACGCCGTTATCGCGGCGGAGGATCAACGCTTTCGCCTCCATCCCGGCGTCGATCCCATCGCCATCTTTCGCGCCGCCTGGCATAATCTAACTAAAAGACGCATTGTATCCGGCGCGTCTACATTGGCTATGCAGGTCGTCAAAATGGCTCATCAGCGGCGCGGGCAATCCTGCGGCAAGATCGGCCAGGCTTTGCAAGCCCTGCGCTTGCAAGCCCGCATTGGCCGCTGGGAAATTCTGTGCGCCTATCTCAACGCTGCGCCCTACGGCGGCAATCTTACCGGCTGCGAAGCCGCCGCCCGCCGCTATTTCGCCAAATCCGCCCTTGAATTGACTCTCTCCGAAGCGGCGCTGTTGTCGGGTTTGCCCAAATCCCCCAGCCGCTATTCGCCCATAAAATATCCTCTGCGAGCATTGCAGCGGCGCGACGCCGTTTTGCGGCGCATGAAAAAAGAAGGCTTCATTTCGGATAAAGAATACGTTGAAGCCAAGAAGCAATCGTTGAATCTGCGCAACGAGCCGTTTCCCTTCATCGCTCCTCATTTAGCCATGCAATGGAAATCGGAATTGGATGGCGGCCGGCGGATTCAAACGACTCTTGACGCCAACATCCAACGCATGGCCGAACGTTCCGTAGCCAACGCTGTGCGGCGAACCTGGGGCGAAATCGATAACGGCGCGGCGATCGTCATCGACTCCGAAACGGCGCAAGTATTGGCTCGCGTCGGTTCCGCCGATTTTTTCCATACCCCCGGCGGCGGACAATTCGACGCCTGCCGCGCCGCTCGCTCTCCCGGTTCAGCGCTTAAACCGTTTACCTACGCATTGGCGATGGAGGCGAATCTTCTCTACGCCAGCGAAATCCTCATCGACGATGCCTGGGATCAAGGACTCTACAATCCCGAGAATTTCAACCAGCAATACCAAGGTTTGGTTTCCGCCAGCGACGCCCTCAAACGTTCACTCAACGTCCCCGCCGTCGCCATTCTCCAACGTCTGGGCGCGGATCGTCTCTGCGCCTTTCTGCAAGATGCGGGACTTTCGACATTGACGCTGCCTGCGGAACAATACGGCTTAAGCCTGACCTTGGGCAATTGCGAAGCTCAGCTGGAAGAGTTGGCGGGCGCTTATCTCATGCTGGCCAATGTGGGAGAATACCGGCCTCTACGATTGCGACAAGACGATCCATCGCCGGCAACCCGCCGCCTGTTGTCGAGGGGTGTTGGCTTGAAACTCTATGATGCGTTGGAGGGGAACTTCCCCTCGGAAGTTCCACGCCAGGTCATCCAAACCGTCAGCGCCGCTCCCCGCGTCTGCTGGAAGACGGGAACGTCTCAAGGATACCGCGATGCCTGGACATTTCTATTCAATCGTCAATACGTCGTAGGCGTATGGCTGGGAAACAATGACGCTCGATCCTCCAATCGACTCATTGGAGCTCGTTCCGCGCTGCCCTTGGCGGCGAAGATCTTCCGCGCTCTTCCGGCGAAGAATTCGCCCGTCTGGCCCGAAGCTCAGAACGATTTGCGCGAAGTGGAAATCTGCGCCGTCAGCGGTTTGCCCGCTTCCTCCTGGTGCCTCAATAGAAAGAAAACGCTCTTTCCCCGCGAACAATACCTGCATCGCCTTTGCGATATGCACTACCCCGCGTCCGGCGTTACGGCTGACAACGCCGCCGCCGCTATCGTCGAACGTTGGCCCGGCGCGGCGTATGGTTGGGATTTAGCCGCCATCCAATCGCCGATCATTTCGTCCCTCGCGCCTCATGATAGCGCCGTTGTCCGCAGCGAAGATTTGCGCATCCTGGAACCGTCACAGCGCGCCGAATATCTCCTGACCGGCGAGCCGGACGGCGACCGCATCCGCTTGCGGACATCGGTGGACGCCCAAACGCCTCTGCATTGGTATCTCGGCGAGCGTTATATAGGCGATTCCACTCCCGAACAGCCTCTCTTTTTGTTATTGGAACCGGGAGAATATAAATTATCTTGCATGACGCCCAACGGCAAAATCGACGCTGTAAATTATAAGGTCTTGGCTTTAGAAGGGGGGATTCGTTAA
- a CDS encoding carbon starvation CstA family protein encodes MTLLPILFFSGVCLGLAYWIYGRILSRWFRLDPEKETPAIQLRDDVDYVPIDPKFLLGQHFSAIAAAGPIVGPILAGVMFGWLPALIWILIGSILIGGVHDFSALVASIRHRAQSITEVVRQYMSRRSYYLFLVFVWIALVYITVAFADVVAGSFVGVQTLENGTQVNGGGIASSSLLYLILPIFMGLLLRYTRTPLWLATFIFLPLVGFAIWGGQYIPFDLGALLNLPVPKAQKVWDALLLGYCFIASIVPMWILLQPRGHLGGYFLYIALIGGLLGVALGGQSIQYPAFTGWYWQSPKGESMPLFPLLFITIACGACSGFHSLVSTGTTSKQLRKETDARAIGYGAMLMEGMVAIVSLCCVMMLTQPAANALAGKPNFIYAQGVGRFLEILYIPASFGISFGLLAFTTFVYDTLDVCTRLTRYIVQELTGWSGRAGRYFATLIATAIPLYFVLQDAKDAAGNSIPVWRIYWSLFGASNQLLAALTLIGVTVWLYRTYNARWIWYALGIPALWMYAISVWSLFLFIKNGFFTADWQFKGVPSDPIPWVGLVLVGLAIVLFIEAAVILSGLSKPKPPEAEPAPVAA; translated from the coding sequence ATGACTTTATTACCTATTCTATTTTTTTCGGGAGTATGTTTGGGTTTGGCGTATTGGATTTATGGACGGATTCTCTCCCGCTGGTTTCGTCTCGATCCGGAGAAGGAAACTCCGGCGATTCAACTGCGCGATGACGTGGATTACGTCCCCATCGATCCCAAATTTTTGTTGGGTCAGCATTTTTCCGCCATTGCTGCGGCGGGTCCCATCGTTGGTCCCATTTTAGCGGGCGTCATGTTCGGCTGGTTGCCCGCGCTGATTTGGATTTTGATCGGCAGCATCTTGATCGGCGGCGTTCACGATTTCAGCGCTCTGGTCGCCTCCATCCGCCATCGCGCTCAATCCATCACTGAAGTGGTTCGTCAATACATGAGCCGGCGCTCCTATTACCTCTTTCTTGTATTCGTCTGGATCGCGCTGGTCTATATAACCGTCGCTTTCGCCGATGTGGTGGCCGGTTCTTTCGTTGGCGTACAAACCTTAGAAAATGGAACCCAAGTAAACGGAGGAGGCATTGCCTCCTCTTCTTTACTTTATTTAATTCTGCCGATTTTCATGGGGCTGTTGCTGCGGTATACTCGCACTCCCCTCTGGCTGGCGACCTTCATCTTTCTTCCTCTTGTCGGCTTTGCCATCTGGGGCGGGCAATACATCCCCTTCGACCTCGGCGCGTTATTGAATCTTCCGGTTCCCAAAGCGCAAAAAGTTTGGGACGCGCTATTGCTGGGGTATTGCTTTATCGCTTCCATCGTTCCCATGTGGATTTTGCTGCAGCCGCGTGGACACTTGGGAGGATATTTTCTGTATATCGCGTTGATCGGCGGGCTTCTAGGCGTCGCTTTGGGCGGGCAATCCATCCAATATCCGGCGTTTACCGGTTGGTATTGGCAATCGCCCAAAGGGGAATCGATGCCTCTCTTTCCTCTTCTGTTTATCACGATTGCCTGCGGCGCCTGTTCCGGCTTCCATTCGCTGGTTTCGACCGGAACGACATCCAAGCAACTGCGTAAGGAGACCGATGCCCGCGCGATTGGATATGGCGCCATGCTCATGGAAGGGATGGTTGCCATCGTCTCGCTATGCTGCGTTATGATGCTTACTCAACCCGCCGCTAACGCCCTCGCGGGAAAACCCAATTTTATCTACGCGCAGGGAGTCGGGAGGTTTCTGGAAATCCTATACATCCCCGCATCGTTTGGCATTTCCTTCGGCCTATTGGCGTTCACTACGTTCGTATACGACACTCTGGATGTCTGTACGCGCCTGACTCGTTATATCGTCCAAGAACTCACCGGCTGGAGCGGCAGGGCTGGGCGGTATTTCGCCACTCTGATCGCTACCGCGATCCCGCTTTACTTCGTTCTGCAAGATGCGAAAGACGCAGCGGGCAATTCCATTCCCGTTTGGAGAATCTATTGGTCGCTATTCGGCGCGAGCAATCAACTCCTGGCCGCCTTGACCTTAATCGGCGTTACCGTCTGGCTTTATCGAACTTACAATGCGCGTTGGATTTGGTACGCTCTGGGAATTCCCGCCCTCTGGATGTACGCCATAAGCGTCTGGTCGCTCTTCCTCTTTATCAAGAACGGTTTCTTTACGGCGGATTGGCAGTTTAAAGGCGTCCCCTCCGATCCGATCCCTTGGGTGGGACTCGTGCTGGTGGGATTGGCTATCGTGTTGTTTATTGAAGCTGCCGTGATTCTCTCCGGCCTCTCGAAACCCAAACCACCCGAGGCGGAACCCGCGCCGGTCGCCGCGTAA
- a CDS encoding sigma-70 family RNA polymerase sigma factor, with product MRWQDNDSDDVLIIAAEKGSESAAAQLYARYADKVYRIAYRITLDENLAKDCAQETWIKAFAKIHRYRLGSSFPAWLAAIAVHSAIDLLRQCRKRRSVECENGEEEYGQPVEPAARLRLEECEIHAAVDLALEQLPANQRAAFVMRHYEELPLKTIAETLGCLEGTVKTHIHRAVKAVRSVLRKKLDGRMEKP from the coding sequence ATGCGATGGCAAGACAACGATTCGGACGACGTTCTGATCATAGCGGCGGAGAAGGGAAGCGAATCCGCCGCGGCGCAGCTGTACGCCCGGTATGCGGACAAAGTATACCGCATCGCGTATCGGATTACGTTGGACGAGAACCTGGCCAAAGATTGCGCGCAAGAAACATGGATAAAGGCGTTCGCGAAAATCCATCGCTATCGCCTGGGATCGTCTTTCCCTGCCTGGCTCGCCGCCATTGCCGTCCACAGCGCTATCGATCTTCTGCGCCAATGCCGAAAACGGCGCAGCGTGGAATGCGAGAATGGCGAAGAAGAGTATGGACAGCCAGTGGAACCGGCGGCGCGGCTCCGGTTGGAAGAATGCGAAATCCACGCCGCCGTCGATTTGGCGCTGGAACAATTGCCAGCCAACCAGAGAGCGGCTTTCGTCATGCGGCATTATGAAGAACTTCCGCTGAAAACGATCGCCGAAACCCTAGGTTGCCTGGAAGGAACGGTAAAAACCCACATCCATCGAGCGGTGAAAGCCGTGCGCAGCGTCTTGAGAAAAAAACTGGATGGCAGGATGGAGAAGCCATGA
- a CDS encoding M1 family aminopeptidase, which yields MKNSLSLTQWLCLLALLFANIGCITIPNNAAANNPYDTDLSVTHLDIVLKTDFQSNSMDADVKAVVENFSQKNLTEAEFWLCPGGYNDPDFGADIKRIRLMKDDKNEDLPFTIRKIDEKWKSCIVAFSAPMRPGEKLALQFEYAMTGKPDFSSSPILKSKDGFKEVYLRGGDYLWCPTPYFDIKSHLNVCRPDWTLRMEYPSGYIAITNGELMRREEKEGLFADEWKSISLLPGTPYLYVGPYKVAKQTINGVLFEMYVPDETILKEAAERLEKYGRMYGLFTELFGDPGYPTFRIVGIAVTGVGASFGAGLMTDMNRLTDVHHIAHEMAHTWWGWMVSTTGSGSKFLSEAMAEFSARWILKVMGEEDKYENLSDENILGWKQRAFCTYFAENETNNRLSVPLIFQEGYDSGKVTARNYHWGPLAVNQIRQILGDEVFFKCLNAFLAENKGKEANIEEFVHTINTVSEKDMTSELKGLLWSTGIASYCLAGFESEKANEGYRTTVRIQNEGDYGLTCPLLLKTVGGEQRTIFKVEGKQEKPFVFSTKYRVVDVVIDPDLTTLAQYHPDQKLRLWQAMLKAMDGYGNNEAYGKSYMYYALGEFDKAVEPISDYLRGAMKREKVYNIEELLKKDDFCAGYVFMRGVFNIASDDQRQAEEDIKEAFPYMLRAMKHKDSIEAPGGYCDLGAIRHKDLDEYLALMKLIAGKELHFEKGLDDAAKKRKIEEWEQWWEKERKYQKLDLDPLKERFEGYRMEFRKTLCIAE from the coding sequence ATGAAAAATTCTCTTTCTCTTACGCAATGGCTTTGCTTGTTGGCTTTATTATTCGCAAATATAGGCTGCATTACGATCCCTAACAACGCTGCAGCGAATAATCCATACGATACCGATTTATCCGTTACGCATTTGGATATCGTTCTTAAAACCGATTTCCAAAGCAACAGCATGGACGCCGACGTGAAGGCGGTTGTAGAAAATTTCTCTCAAAAAAACCTTACTGAGGCGGAATTCTGGCTTTGTCCCGGAGGGTATAACGATCCTGATTTTGGAGCGGATATCAAACGCATTCGCCTCATGAAAGACGATAAAAATGAAGATTTGCCGTTCACGATCCGCAAAATCGACGAAAAATGGAAAAGCTGCATCGTCGCATTCTCCGCGCCTATGCGTCCGGGAGAAAAACTTGCGCTCCAGTTTGAATACGCCATGACGGGTAAGCCTGACTTTTCCAGTTCTCCCATCCTGAAATCGAAAGATGGATTCAAAGAGGTTTATTTAAGGGGTGGAGATTATCTTTGGTGTCCCACGCCGTATTTCGATATCAAATCTCATCTTAACGTATGTCGGCCCGACTGGACTCTCCGCATGGAATATCCAAGCGGGTATATAGCTATAACGAATGGCGAATTGATGCGGCGGGAAGAAAAAGAAGGCTTATTCGCTGATGAATGGAAATCCATTTCTCTGCTGCCAGGAACGCCGTATCTCTATGTTGGTCCATATAAGGTCGCGAAACAAACCATAAACGGCGTATTGTTCGAAATGTACGTCCCCGATGAAACCATTTTGAAAGAGGCGGCGGAGAGACTCGAAAAATATGGGCGAATGTACGGCTTGTTTACAGAACTCTTCGGCGATCCAGGATATCCAACTTTCAGGATTGTGGGCATCGCCGTAACGGGAGTGGGTGCATCGTTCGGCGCGGGATTGATGACGGACATGAACCGGTTAACGGATGTCCACCATATTGCGCATGAGATGGCGCATACCTGGTGGGGCTGGATGGTTTCCACTACCGGTTCGGGAAGCAAATTTCTTAGCGAAGCAATGGCGGAATTTTCGGCCAGATGGATATTAAAGGTTATGGGAGAGGAGGACAAATACGAAAATCTCAGCGACGAGAACATTCTGGGCTGGAAGCAGCGCGCATTTTGTACGTACTTTGCAGAAAACGAAACGAATAACAGACTCTCCGTTCCCCTCATCTTCCAAGAAGGGTATGACTCTGGAAAGGTTACGGCGCGCAACTATCACTGGGGACCTTTAGCCGTTAATCAAATCCGCCAAATCCTTGGCGATGAGGTCTTCTTTAAGTGCTTGAATGCTTTTCTTGCTGAAAATAAAGGCAAGGAAGCGAATATCGAGGAGTTCGTACATACTATTAATACCGTCTCCGAAAAGGATATGACCTCCGAACTCAAAGGACTTTTATGGAGTACGGGAATAGCCAGTTATTGCTTAGCGGGATTCGAATCCGAAAAGGCCAATGAAGGTTATCGCACGACGGTTCGCATCCAAAACGAGGGTGATTATGGACTGACATGCCCTCTGCTGCTCAAGACGGTAGGAGGCGAGCAGCGGACTATATTTAAAGTGGAAGGCAAGCAAGAGAAGCCATTCGTTTTCTCGACGAAGTATAGAGTTGTAGATGTCGTGATCGATCCCGATTTAACGACGCTAGCGCAATATCATCCCGATCAAAAACTCCGATTATGGCAAGCCATGTTGAAAGCAATGGACGGCTATGGCAACAACGAAGCCTATGGGAAATCCTATATGTACTACGCGCTGGGCGAGTTCGACAAAGCGGTAGAACCGATTTCGGATTATCTGCGCGGCGCCATGAAACGGGAAAAAGTTTATAACATTGAAGAATTATTGAAGAAGGACGACTTTTGCGCAGGATACGTATTCATGCGCGGCGTATTCAATATTGCATCGGACGATCAGCGCCAAGCGGAAGAAGATATCAAAGAAGCGTTCCCCTATATGTTGCGAGCCATGAAGCATAAGGATTCGATAGAAGCGCCCGGCGGATATTGCGATCTGGGAGCGATTCGGCATAAGGATTTGGACGAATACTTGGCGTTGATGAAACTGATTGCGGGAAAGGAGTTACATTTTGAAAAAGGCTTGGACGATGCGGCGAAGAAACGGAAGATCGAAGAATGGGAACAGTGGTGGGAAAAAGAAAGAAAATACCAAAAACTCGATCTCGATCCGCTGAAAGAACGATTCGAAGGATATCGTATGGAATTTCGCAAAACTCTATGTATTGCAGAGTAA
- a CDS encoding secretin N-terminal domain-containing protein, with translation MMKRIYLLALVLLLTVVGVAYNRAQEPQPAASAPSSNAPSSSPGAFVEMAPSATSAGESSLGSSSSSRRRGASESGVNVQRSVSRSRSEPFDSANVDNESDIITKVYKLTYAKAAEIQQLYERIFPECQAVVDVRTNSIVFSGPASEAKKLDAILAQLDTAPAGRYANSTRFLNADFGQGLSDIAFRVIAVEACLITADKKEFSLELRFPGWKELNMDEILPESVTANNIRCDRIMKKSTDGKEYETMMMQIQGESQGGDFLNEIVKTLKEKTETDVLIESVNVTHKDSSQLPPLTLNLDIANQIPNNVRSVVGEFLGSSFQPVGCWIGQAACPGLCRTTLGPWQLEMDIKAGNEGYDVLLSLILRYPNNDDLLLDNTINIKIGRPIVVGYTRESDETFIPGALIVIPSNDLFEKTDAAVQPANPQQNLQPMKR, from the coding sequence ATGATGAAACGTATCTATCTTCTCGCCTTAGTTTTGCTACTAACCGTAGTAGGCGTCGCTTACAATCGCGCCCAAGAACCGCAGCCCGCCGCTTCGGCGCCGTCAAGCAATGCGCCGTCCTCCTCTCCAGGCGCCTTCGTTGAAATGGCTCCCTCCGCAACTTCGGCCGGAGAATCGTCGTTAGGAAGTTCGAGTTCAAGCCGAAGAAGGGGCGCTTCGGAATCTGGCGTTAATGTTCAACGATCCGTCAGCAGATCCAGATCCGAACCATTTGACAGCGCAAATGTAGATAACGAATCCGATATCATCACGAAAGTATATAAACTCACCTACGCCAAAGCAGCTGAAATCCAGCAACTTTACGAAAGAATCTTTCCAGAATGCCAGGCTGTCGTTGACGTAAGAACCAATTCGATCGTTTTTTCAGGACCTGCATCCGAAGCGAAAAAATTGGATGCCATTCTCGCCCAATTGGATACTGCGCCTGCAGGCCGGTACGCGAATTCGACGCGCTTCCTGAACGCCGATTTCGGACAAGGATTAAGCGATATCGCTTTCCGCGTCATCGCCGTAGAAGCGTGCCTCATTACTGCCGACAAAAAAGAATTCTCACTGGAATTGAGGTTTCCCGGGTGGAAAGAGTTGAATATGGATGAGATTCTTCCCGAAAGCGTGACGGCGAATAATATTCGTTGCGATAGAATCATGAAAAAATCAACGGACGGGAAAGAGTATGAAACGATGATGATGCAAATTCAAGGAGAATCCCAAGGCGGCGACTTCCTGAATGAAATTGTAAAGACCTTAAAAGAGAAAACGGAAACGGACGTCTTGATCGAAAGCGTCAATGTGACTCATAAGGATTCTTCCCAATTGCCGCCTCTGACGCTGAATCTGGATATTGCCAATCAAATCCCCAATAATGTGCGATCGGTCGTTGGGGAATTTCTCGGCAGCTCGTTCCAGCCTGTCGGCTGTTGGATAGGGCAAGCGGCCTGTCCCGGTTTATGCCGCACTACCCTCGGTCCCTGGCAATTGGAAATGGATATCAAAGCGGGAAATGAGGGGTACGATGTTCTATTAAGCTTGATCTTGCGATATCCGAATAATGACGATCTCTTGCTTGATAATACGATCAATATCAAGATCGGGCGGCCTATCGTCGTTGGTTATACGCGAGAGAGTGATGAAACTTTCATTCCCGGCGCGTTGATCGTTATCCCTTCGAATGACTTGTTCGAGAAAACAGACGCCGCTGTTCAACCGGCGAATCCCCAACAAAATCTGCAACCAATGAAGCGATAA
- a CDS encoding carbon-nitrogen hydrolase family protein, translated as MAETASVKIALCQIFCLDGDRSGNLARIENALREAKEKGARIACFPEMAIYGWVNPDARRRAHPIPGEDASRLCALAKAYGLFLCAGLAEKEEENLYDSALLIDDEGKILLKHRKINILTHLMDPPYAKGSEIGAADTKYGRIGILICADTFEEENLMRMKDLKPDLVLVPYGWAAKEEEWPQHGKSLADTISKAARAIGAPLIGTDLVGEITHGPWTGYVYGGQSAAADRSGNILARGRDRDRDIVIVEQPIGGK; from the coding sequence ATGGCGGAAACGGCTTCCGTAAAAATTGCGTTATGTCAAATCTTTTGTTTAGATGGAGACCGCAGCGGCAATCTCGCCCGCATAGAGAACGCTTTGCGGGAAGCGAAAGAAAAAGGCGCCCGCATCGCATGCTTTCCGGAAATGGCGATTTACGGGTGGGTTAATCCTGACGCGCGGCGCCGCGCGCATCCCATTCCGGGAGAAGATGCCAGCCGATTGTGCGCATTGGCGAAAGCTTACGGCCTGTTTCTATGCGCGGGTCTGGCGGAGAAAGAGGAGGAGAATCTCTACGACTCGGCGCTGTTGATCGACGACGAGGGGAAGATTTTATTGAAGCATCGCAAGATCAACATTCTCACCCATCTCATGGATCCTCCTTACGCGAAGGGATCGGAAATCGGAGCGGCGGATACGAAATACGGGCGAATCGGGATATTAATCTGCGCCGACACCTTCGAGGAAGAGAACTTGATGCGCATGAAAGACTTGAAGCCGGATTTGGTTTTAGTTCCCTACGGTTGGGCGGCGAAAGAAGAAGAATGGCCGCAGCACGGCAAGTCGCTGGCGGATACGATTTCCAAAGCGGCCCGCGCCATCGGCGCGCCGCTCATCGGAACCGATCTGGTGGGCGAAATTACGCACGGACCTTGGACGGGCTACGTCTATGGCGGGCAAAGCGCGGCGGCCGACCGCAGCGGGAATATCCTGGCTCGCGGTCGAGATCGGGACCGGGATATCGTTATCGTGGAACAGCCCATCGGCGGAAAATGA
- a CDS encoding LysM peptidoglycan-binding domain-containing protein, which translates to MLFSMEAQSARYSPLTLENVRVSDYPSYTNICLEFSGKYVRGEITPLTASHLMAKLSGVRLGSVDSELSFRSEALSKIVFSSAGNSLIVTIPLKENVNAKEIQWHFWDDILTIDLPLLRPNTSGAPSLGKIESFKQSGGKIVVIDPGHGGFDPGAEGGYAVAAPRMNEKTLVLDMAKRLKKLFDNDPNVNAYLTRNGDYLPIPFGAQGNTRKDLIRESLRYRVELAKEFRGDAYISLHLNAPPPRTSHRSVRGFEIYYLGDDYVDNVHNRDLEDLKTLENDRQWDDNLPAIISSLKRDNVSYNSKVLAIDITEEMKKISGVVLREPSIKPNRYIVLQQPNMPSVLVEMGFITHPVDHEFFAKEMNRDLVVMAIFESIAKKFFHPTEEMSAIVLSEMEKLESKRPASAMTAKADNANTEHRVQSNETLDSIAHKYGTTIAALRNANRGVIGRSNLIHKGDTLRIPTNAKLAESGDRAASAPKSDDEPIVYTVRTGDSLEKIAIRFHTSIDDIKRLNNKKSNSIYPRDKLTIVPGKETVRLAAAKPQRYTVQNGDTLGKIADRYKTSVRSLQQANRIKGTTIHQGQSLIIP; encoded by the coding sequence TTGCTTTTTTCTATGGAAGCGCAGAGCGCGCGGTATTCGCCGCTAACGCTTGAAAACGTACGCGTTAGCGATTATCCCTCGTATACCAATATCTGTCTGGAATTTTCGGGCAAGTACGTTCGCGGAGAAATCACTCCTTTGACGGCAAGCCATCTTATGGCGAAACTTTCTGGGGTTCGATTGGGATCGGTCGATAGCGAACTCTCCTTCCGCAGCGAGGCGTTGAGCAAAATCGTTTTTTCTTCGGCAGGCAATTCGCTTATTGTTACCATTCCCTTGAAAGAAAACGTCAATGCAAAAGAAATCCAGTGGCATTTTTGGGATGATATCCTTACGATCGATCTGCCGCTCCTTCGCCCCAATACCAGCGGCGCTCCTTCCTTGGGAAAAATCGAAAGTTTCAAGCAAAGCGGCGGTAAGATCGTCGTCATCGATCCGGGACACGGCGGATTCGATCCGGGCGCCGAGGGCGGCTACGCCGTCGCAGCGCCGCGTATGAACGAAAAAACTCTTGTGCTCGACATGGCGAAGCGGCTGAAAAAACTATTCGACAACGATCCCAATGTCAACGCCTATTTAACCCGCAACGGCGATTATCTCCCCATCCCCTTCGGCGCTCAAGGAAATACGCGCAAAGATTTAATCCGGGAATCTTTGCGTTATCGCGTGGAACTGGCGAAAGAATTCCGGGGGGATGCGTATATCTCCCTGCATCTCAATGCGCCGCCCCCTCGAACCAGCCACCGTTCAGTGCGGGGTTTTGAAATATACTATCTGGGCGACGATTATGTAGATAATGTTCACAACCGCGATCTGGAGGATTTGAAGACGCTGGAAAACGATCGACAATGGGATGACAATCTTCCCGCCATCATCTCCTCCTTGAAGCGGGACAACGTCTCTTATAACAGCAAGGTGTTGGCGATCGATATCACAGAAGAGATGAAAAAAATTTCCGGCGTCGTTTTGCGCGAACCCTCCATCAAGCCCAACCGCTACATCGTCTTGCAGCAACCCAACATGCCTTCCGTTTTGGTGGAAATGGGCTTCATCACCCATCCGGTAGATCATGAGTTTTTCGCAAAAGAGATGAATCGCGATTTAGTCGTGATGGCGATTTTCGAATCCATCGCCAAGAAATTCTTCCATCCAACGGAAGAAATGTCGGCCATCGTTCTTTCTGAAATGGAAAAATTGGAGTCGAAGCGGCCGGCGTCCGCGATGACGGCCAAAGCGGATAATGCTAATACCGAACATCGCGTACAATCCAACGAAACTTTGGATTCCATCGCCCACAAATACGGAACGACGATCGCCGCTCTGCGCAACGCCAATCGCGGCGTCATCGGAAGAAGCAATCTAATCCACAAAGGCGATACGCTGCGCATTCCTACCAATGCGAAGCTCGCAGAATCGGGCGATCGTGCGGCGTCTGCCCCAAAAAGCGACGACGAACCGATCGTCTATACGGTTAGAACCGGGGATTCTCTGGAAAAAATCGCGATTCGATTCCATACCAGCATCGACGACATCAAGCGCTTGAACAATAAAAAATCCAATTCCATTTATCCCCGCGATAAATTGACTATTGTCCCCGGAAAAGAGACCGTCCGACTCGCCGCCGCCAAGCCGCAGCGATATACGGTGCAAAACGGCGACACGCTGGGCAAAATCGCCGACCGTTACAAGACGTCGGTGCGCAGCCTGCAGCAAGCCAATCGCATCAAGGGCACGACGATCCATCAAGGGCAATCCCTCATCATCCCCTAA